The following are encoded together in the Pseudomonadota bacterium genome:
- a CDS encoding class II aldolase/adducin family protein, which produces MNSKDELVRYYRWLRQYGLNDSHSGNASIRNQDGVWVTPSGCCADTLVAKNLIRCVLDEDPPAGASLDAPLHLSVYRRSPTTNAILHSHGPHCIALTLDGEELAPRDFEGAFYFDHVPLLNIEYSDYLAQSPAAVAEALSQAKVAIVKGHGVYAHGENLDLAYKWTCALEASARIIYLARQNQPARGS; this is translated from the coding sequence ATGAACTCGAAAGACGAACTGGTGCGATATTACCGCTGGCTGCGGCAGTACGGGTTGAACGATTCTCACTCCGGCAATGCCTCGATAAGAAACCAAGACGGGGTCTGGGTAACCCCCAGCGGCTGCTGCGCGGATACGTTGGTTGCCAAAAACCTTATACGCTGCGTCCTGGATGAAGATCCGCCGGCTGGCGCTTCACTGGATGCCCCGTTGCACCTATCGGTTTACCGTCGCTCGCCAACGACCAACGCGATTCTGCACAGCCATGGCCCGCATTGCATCGCCTTGACGCTGGATGGTGAGGAATTGGCGCCGAGGGATTTTGAGGGCGCCTTTTATTTCGATCACGTGCCGTTGCTGAACATCGAATACAGCGATTACCTGGCCCAGTCGCCGGCCGCCGTTGCCGAGGCACTGAGCCAGGCAAAAGTTGCGATTGTCAAAGGCCACGGGGTTTACGCGCACGGCGAAAACCTGGATCTCGCTTACAAGTGGACATGTGCCCTGGAAGCGTCGGCGAGAATTATTTACCTGGCCAGGCAAAACCAGCCGGCGAGAGGCAGCTGA
- a CDS encoding UbiX family flavin prenyltransferase, with product MDRQDAKKTISLAWSGASGAQYGIRLLECLLGAGHRVYLMLSKPAQIVIAEETDLALPGRSSEIARVLQEKFSVSEDRLRVFGREEWTAPVASGSARIDAMVICPCSMATVSAVAAGASKTLIERAADVMLKEGRKLVLVPRETPFSIIHLENMLRLARAGAIVLPASPGFYGRPESVDELVDFVVARILDQLDIPHQLLKPWGS from the coding sequence GTGGACCGGCAAGACGCAAAAAAAACCATAAGCCTGGCCTGGAGCGGTGCTTCCGGCGCGCAATACGGCATCCGCTTGCTCGAGTGTCTGCTTGGCGCCGGTCACCGGGTTTACCTGATGTTGTCCAAACCCGCCCAGATCGTAATTGCGGAAGAAACGGATTTAGCTTTGCCGGGCCGCAGCAGTGAAATTGCCCGCGTCCTGCAAGAAAAATTCTCGGTTTCCGAGGATCGGCTGCGGGTTTTCGGTCGAGAGGAGTGGACCGCGCCGGTGGCCAGCGGGTCGGCAAGAATTGATGCGATGGTGATTTGCCCTTGCAGCATGGCGACCGTGTCAGCGGTTGCCGCCGGCGCCAGCAAAACCCTGATCGAAAGAGCCGCCGATGTCATGCTCAAAGAGGGGCGCAAACTGGTTCTGGTGCCGCGGGAGACCCCATTTTCGATCATCCACCTGGAAAATATGCTGCGGCTGGCCAGGGCAGGCGCCATCGTTCTGCCCGCCAGTCCGGGTTTCTATGGGCGGCCGGAAAGCGTGGACGAACTGGTCGATTTTGTGGTCGCGCGCATACTGGACCAGCTGGATATTCCGCATCAGCTTTTAAAACCCTGGGGCAGTTAA
- a CDS encoding rubredoxin, giving the protein MKAYMCVICGYIYEEEQGDPGSGIEPRTRWDDVPLSWRCPDCGAGKEDFEMVEI; this is encoded by the coding sequence ATGAAAGCCTATATGTGCGTTATTTGCGGGTATATTTATGAAGAAGAGCAGGGCGATCCGGGTTCCGGAATCGAACCGCGTACCCGCTGGGACGACGTGCCCTTGTCGTGGCGCTGCCCGGATTGCGGCGCCGGCAAGGAAGACTTCGAAATGGTCGAAATCTAG
- the hemL gene encoding glutamate-1-semialdehyde 2,1-aminomutase, with amino-acid sequence MTLFSHATKYIPGGVNSPVRAFAGVGGEPVFISKALGSRVTDSNGREYIDYVGSWGPMILGHAHPKVIQTVTERARLGLSFGAPTEIETELAELVCRLVPSVEMVRMVSSGTEATMSAIRLARGYTGRELLLKFEGCYHGHSDSLLVKAGSGALTLGVPTSPGIPEAVAASTLCLRYNDPQQLLQCFAQHGKDIACVIVEPVAGNMNCVPPVAGFLEELRKLCSEHGSVLIFDEVMTGFRVALGGAQQRYGVMPDLTTLGKIIGGGMPVGAFGGRCDIMEQLAPLGPVYQAGTLSGNPIAMSAGLQTLELISEPGFHDRLEKSCNELSAGLQKIADQAGVPFSSNAVGGMFGIFFSDDSPVTCFEQVMACDQDRFRKFFHGMLDAGIYLAPSAFEAGFISSAHSEQDIETTLEAAAKVFSDL; translated from the coding sequence TTGACTCTTTTTAGCCATGCAACGAAATACATACCGGGTGGCGTGAACTCCCCGGTCCGTGCATTTGCCGGCGTAGGTGGTGAACCTGTTTTTATCAGCAAGGCATTGGGTTCACGCGTTACCGACAGCAACGGCCGCGAGTACATCGACTACGTTGGATCGTGGGGCCCCATGATTTTGGGTCATGCGCACCCGAAAGTGATTCAAACGGTCACCGAACGAGCCCGATTGGGCCTGAGTTTTGGCGCACCTACGGAAATCGAGACCGAGCTGGCCGAACTGGTCTGCCGCCTGGTGCCATCGGTGGAAATGGTTCGCATGGTCAGTTCGGGAACCGAGGCGACCATGAGCGCGATACGACTGGCTCGGGGATATACCGGGCGCGAGTTGCTGCTCAAGTTTGAAGGCTGTTATCACGGCCACTCCGATTCCCTGCTGGTCAAGGCGGGGTCAGGCGCTCTTACGCTTGGCGTGCCGACCTCACCCGGCATCCCGGAGGCAGTTGCCGCCAGCACCTTATGCCTGCGCTACAACGATCCACAACAGTTGCTGCAATGTTTTGCCCAGCATGGCAAGGACATCGCCTGCGTCATCGTGGAACCGGTAGCCGGCAACATGAACTGCGTTCCGCCGGTTGCCGGCTTCCTCGAGGAATTGAGAAAACTTTGCAGCGAACATGGCAGCGTGCTGATTTTTGACGAGGTCATGACCGGATTCCGGGTCGCACTGGGCGGAGCACAGCAACGCTATGGCGTGATGCCCGATCTGACCACCCTGGGAAAAATCATCGGCGGCGGCATGCCGGTCGGCGCCTTTGGCGGCCGCTGTGACATCATGGAACAGCTTGCGCCATTGGGCCCGGTCTACCAGGCCGGCACCTTGTCCGGCAACCCGATCGCCATGAGCGCGGGATTGCAGACCCTGGAGTTGATCAGCGAACCCGGGTTCCATGACCGCCTGGAGAAAAGCTGCAACGAGCTGAGCGCGGGACTGCAGAAGATCGCGGATCAGGCAGGGGTGCCGTTCAGCAGCAACGCCGTCGGCGGCATGTTCGGAATATTTTTTAGCGACGACTCGCCGGTCACCTGCTTTGAACAGGTCATGGCTTGCGATCAGGATCGTTTCAGAAAATTCTTCCACGGCATGCTCGATGCCGGCATTTATCTCGCCCCATCGGCCTTCGAGGCGGGATTTATCTCGTCGGCACACAGCGAGCAGGATATTGAAACGACGCTGGAGGCGGCAGCGAAGGTATTCAGCGACCTGTAA
- a CDS encoding LON peptidase substrate-binding domain-containing protein produces the protein MNLQTIALFPLHTVLFPGGPLPLRVFETRYLDMIRRSLKGEQDFGVIQIQSGSEGETSSIYSTGTIARIVDWSQGDDGILGIVVHGGARFRVLQAETLPDGLNVGRVDVLEEDPGTLVPVEYALMAEVLEKILNSLEEQYASVSRDMQNAGWVANRLAELLPLDMVDKQACLEIAEPLARLRQLQGMIRESRADDE, from the coding sequence ATGAATCTGCAGACCATAGCCCTGTTTCCTTTACATACCGTCCTGTTTCCCGGCGGACCGCTACCGCTGAGAGTTTTTGAAACCCGTTACCTGGACATGATTCGCCGCAGTCTCAAAGGCGAACAGGATTTTGGCGTTATCCAGATCCAGTCGGGTTCCGAGGGAGAGACTTCATCTATCTATTCGACGGGTACGATTGCCAGGATCGTCGACTGGAGCCAGGGTGACGATGGCATCCTGGGGATCGTGGTTCACGGGGGAGCCAGGTTTCGGGTTTTGCAGGCGGAGACGCTTCCCGATGGGCTGAATGTAGGGCGCGTGGACGTCCTCGAAGAAGACCCGGGAACCCTGGTGCCGGTCGAATATGCGCTGATGGCCGAAGTGCTGGAAAAAATTCTGAATAGCCTGGAAGAGCAATACGCGAGCGTCAGCAGAGACATGCAAAACGCCGGTTGGGTGGCCAATCGGCTGGCAGAGTTGCTGCCGCTGGACATGGTCGACAAGCAGGCGTGTCTGGAAATCGCCGAACCGTTGGCCCGGCTGCGTCAGTTACAGGGCATGATCCGGGAGAGCAGGGCCGACGACGAATAA
- a CDS encoding TraB/GumN family protein: MNTPKSRYPRRFFNAVALLVFLIPSLAAVAGPEQRGLVYAVQSDQVTLYLAGSIHVLREEDYPLPAVLSEVYRKSDALIMELDLDDLDPLESTTLIRSLAMAPGGSSLRSLMGDASFNRSRESALALGIDLERYAAVRPWFAALMVLEWSLRQAGYSPEIGVEQHFLRQAMADNKPVEGLETMEQQLNIFASLSDADQAMFLEKTLAELDQLTGEIKKLLEAWKTGDVQALEMLLLDSFDEYPELFDELIDQRNLAWEQQLTEILRLGTQDYMVIVGALHLLGEHGVIELLRKRGFKIHRL; the protein is encoded by the coding sequence ATGAATACCCCGAAATCCCGCTATCCCCGCCGATTTTTCAACGCCGTTGCGCTGCTCGTATTTCTCATCCCATCACTGGCAGCAGTGGCCGGCCCGGAACAACGGGGTCTGGTTTATGCCGTGCAATCAGACCAGGTAACGCTGTACCTGGCCGGATCGATTCATGTCCTGCGCGAGGAAGACTACCCACTGCCCGCTGTATTGAGCGAGGTTTACCGGAAATCAGATGCGTTGATCATGGAACTCGATCTCGACGACCTGGACCCGCTGGAAAGTACCACGTTGATCCGTTCACTGGCGATGGCTCCGGGCGGCAGCAGTCTCAGATCCTTGATGGGCGACGCCTCCTTCAACCGTTCCAGAGAAAGTGCGCTGGCGCTGGGCATAGACCTGGAACGATACGCCGCGGTGCGCCCATGGTTTGCCGCACTGATGGTGCTGGAGTGGTCGCTGAGGCAGGCCGGCTACTCACCGGAGATCGGTGTTGAGCAGCACTTCCTCCGCCAGGCGATGGCGGATAACAAGCCAGTGGAAGGTCTGGAAACCATGGAGCAACAGCTGAATATCTTTGCCTCTTTGAGTGATGCCGACCAGGCCATGTTTCTCGAAAAAACGCTGGCGGAACTCGACCAGTTGACGGGTGAGATCAAAAAGCTGCTGGAGGCGTGGAAAACGGGCGACGTACAAGCGCTCGAAATGTTATTGCTCGATTCATTCGACGAATATCCGGAGCTGTTCGATGAGCTGATCGACCAGCGGAACCTGGCGTGGGAGCAGCAACTGACAGAAATTCTCCGGCTGGGCACGCAAGACTATATGGTCATCGTCGGGGCACTGCACCTGCTCGGCGAGCATGGTGTGATCGAATTGCTTCGTAAGCGCGGATTCAAAATCCACCGCTTGTAA